A stretch of the Calypte anna isolate BGI_N300 chromosome 21, bCalAnn1_v1.p, whole genome shotgun sequence genome encodes the following:
- the CCDC30 gene encoding LOW QUALITY PROTEIN: coiled-coil domain-containing protein 30 (The sequence of the model RefSeq protein was modified relative to this genomic sequence to represent the inferred CDS: substituted 1 base at 1 genomic stop codon), translating to MASGVAGPPQEAMEPSSKLDKEILVLRARVQALDLERKAFLSLVEQLKEEICEYQKSEKPGIPLPAPAEPEAIPAPSLQSQATKDGRDQVASKAVSDQDERHQSSETLHKKCQEGTGNVEGRNSQLLHNLQKLEQEQEDLVECSEELESFLGEAHIQTKQREQLESEGLHQKMTSLGAELLEGWKNRTEMSGEEQASPGAQELQEMLESCQETIEKLGSQLGERREWRRQLVSELELQGEDLKAEKKVLSGQGPTAPAAEPTTGGNFLFXLFKTSPPAPQVSQRKSKSWCFLTLQLSELLPEREEMNKPEQAAEDLCIDGKMDEEEMAKVVFLEEQIRNLRDEQELLCSQLLESNKKREKLEKQLKESNEEKQLLLEEIAQLKEDILTAQEQGKSILEGTWMMDQGLVHRERFLVSQSSAGSLDGSIKQSLSESCQQQEAKLRQLRQDLGRVQSLCSSAERELRYEREKNIDLQKQNLLLQQECSKVKAELKQALAKLADTTETCSSLSAEWQKSQQKVKELEKELLKCSQADKLQSSLQEKLAQEKSKVCAAQKKISKLHRKLKDSQHQLLLAEAWASNKKLLEEKLKEARENEAHVQQELHEEQLKRELLEQQVEELRQQLQHSQEAEVSLAKMQVELQTRTPPVLEEEKKSDSCEHLQCQKENQKLLEQLALLKEENKALYEEGVRLLNQKDLYVRKYNEMQLHHKEKIRRAKETFIQEVKQRDTRIKQLENELSESKLQVEKGKALIAQITSENEKLLQERRRLLQKITDQDESPWSNLSPIATLQSRGKIPEEEKEQNKAQLCSRAPRNSQVPNLEDSKSGNFSECHPQRKLLPSPRTRFSSRDPSDSLSTLKTPQELKPAGEAESQDSSFCLSPSQPSEIGYLNVASPGDTSASQLQEESQSISSQNL from the exons ccccaggaggcCATGGAACCCAGCAGCAAACTGGACAAGGAAATTCTGGTGCTGAGAGCAAGGGTCCAAGCCCTggatctggaaagaaaagcattccTCAGCCTG gtTGAGCAGCTCAAAGAGGAGATCTGTGAGTACCAGAAGAGTGAGAAGCCAGGAAttcccctgcctgctccagctgagccTGAGGCAATCCCAGCACCCTCACTGCAG tccCAGGCCACAAAAGATGGGAGAGACCAAGTTGCAAGCAAAGCTGTCTCAGATCAAGATGAAAGACATCAGAGTAGTGAAACACTTCATAAAAA GTGCCAGGAAGGGACTGGAAACGTGGAGGGAAGGAATTCTCAGCTCCTTCACAACCTGCaaaagctggagcaggagcaggaggattTGGTGGAGTGCAGTGAAGAGCTGGAATCCTTTCTGGGAGAAGCCCACATCCAAACCAAACAGAGGGAACAGCTGGAGAGTGAGGGACTTCACCAGAAA ATGACAAGTTTAGGAGCTGAGCTACTTGAAGGCTGGAAGAACAGAACTGAGATGAGTGGGGAAGAGCAGGCATCACCTGGAGCCCAAGAGCTGCAAGAG ATGCTGGAAAGCTGTCAGGAAACGATTGAAAAGTTGGGAAGtcagctgggagagaggagagaatgGAGAAGACAACTTGTATCTGAGCTTGAACTTCAAGGGGAAGATCTGAAGGCTGAAAAGAAGGTATTGAGTGGGCAGGgacccacagctcctgcagcagaacCCACTACAGGAggcaattttcttttctgactctTTAAAACATCCCCACCTGCTCCTCAAGTGT CCCAAAGGAAATCAAAGTCGTGGTGTTTTCTGACCTTACAGCTCTCTGAACTCCTACCAGAAAGAGAAGAGATGAACAAACCTGAGCAGGCAGCTGAAGATCTCTGTATAGATGGGAAGATGGATGAAGAAGAGATGGCCAAAGTAGTGTTTTTGGAAGAACAGATCAGAAACTTGAGAGATGAACAAGAACTGCTCTG TTCTCAGTTACTTGAAAGCAACAAGAAGAGGGAGAAGCTAGAAAAGCAGCTAAAGGAGAGTAATGAAGAGAAACAGTTGTTACTGGAAGAAATTGCCCAATTAAAAGAAGATATCCTGActgcccaggagcagggcaAGAGCATCCTTGAGGGGACTTGGATGATGGATCAAGGCCTGGTGCACAGAGAGAGGTTTCTGGtgtcccagagctctgcagggagtTTAGATGGGAGCATTAAACAG agcctgtctgagagctgccagcagcaggaggcaaaACTGCGGCAGCTGCGCCAGGACTTGGGTCGTGTCCAGAGCTtgtgcagctcagctgagaGGGAGCTGAGGTATGAGAGGGAGAAGAACATCGACctgcagaaacaaaacctcttGCTCCAGCAGGAATGCTCCAAG GTCAAAGCTGAGCTGAAGCAAGCCCTGGCAAAACTCGCGGACACAACAGAAACGTGCTCCTCTCTCTCAGCAGAGTGGCAAAAGAGCCAACAGAAGGTCAAAGAACTTGAAAAAGAGCTCTTGAAGTGCTCCCAGGCTGATAAACTGCAGAGCAGTCTGCAAGAGAAACTTGCACAGGAGAAATCCAAAGTGTGTGCAGCACAGAAGAAG ATTTCCAAACTCCATCGAAAGCTGAAAGATTCccagcatcagctgctgctggcagaagccTGGGCTTCAAACAAGAAACTCCTGGAGGAGAAATTGAAGGAAGCCCGAGAAAATGAAGCTCATGTGCAGCAAGAACTtcatgaggagcagctgaaaag ggagctcctggagcagcaggtggaggagctgaggcagcagctccagcactcacaggaggcagaggtgtccctggccaagATGCAGGTGGAGCTGCAGACCAGGACTCCCCCTGtcctggaagaggagaagaaaagtgaCTCGTGTGAG cACCTCCAGTGTCAGAAGGAGAACCAGAAGCTTTTAGAGCAACTTGCACTGCTtaaggaggaaaacaaagccCTTTATGAGGAAGGAGTTCGTCTGCTGAACCAGAAGGATCTCTATGTCAG gAAATACAACGAAATGCAGCTCCACCACAAAGAGAAGATCCGTAGAGCCAAGGAGACCTTTATCCAGGAGGTGAAACAGAGGGACACCAGGATTAAGCAGCTTGAAAATGAGCTCAGTGAGTCCAAGCTCCAAGTGGAAAAG GGGAAGGCACTGATTGCACAGATCACCTCTGAGAATGAGAAACTGctccaggagaggagaaggctcctcCAGAAGATCACTGACCAAGATGAGAGCCCGTGGAGCAACCTGTCCCCCATTGCCACCCTGCAGAGCAG GGGGAAGAtcccagaggaggagaaggagcagaacaaagcccagctctgcagccgTGCACCCAGGAACAGCCAAGTTCCCAACCTGGAG GACTCAAAGAGTGGCAACTTCTCTGAATGccacccacagaggaagctgctGCCATCTCCCCGGACCAG GTTCTCATCTCGAGATCCCTCGGACTCTCTCAGCACCCTGAAGACCCCACAAGAGCTGAAGCCTGCAGGAGAAGCTGAAAGCCAAGattcttccttctgtttgtcCCCCTCTCAGCCCTCTGAG